AGAGACACTAATTAATGCTCCAACACTTGTACCGCTCCTAAGAATTTGCTTTGACAATACATACTCCTTTTGCTCCGAAACAAGATATTTGTATAATTTTATAATCCGCAATGCAAAAGCATACGATTTAGTAGCAACAATATTATCTTTTGTTTTACTCATTTTCAATTTTCAATTTTCCATTATCAATTAAGTTGTTTTTATCAGATACAATGCTTCTGCCTAATTCCTTTTCTGTATTTAGTCTTGCATCTCCTGCAACCTTACCACCTCTATGAGCCACATTTTTGTTTTCGCCAAAAGTTTCAGGTTTTTCTTTTTTTGATATTTCTGTTGTAACACGTTCGCCAAGCATTGTAAAAATCAATTCTAAATCGTCCATATTATCACGAAGATTGATTTTAGATTTTGTAGGCAAATTTTTAAACTCCTTGTATTCACTTGGTGT
This sequence is a window from Bacteroidota bacterium. Protein-coding genes within it:
- a CDS encoding four helix bundle protein, whose translation is MSKTKDNIVATKSYAFALRIIKLYKYLVSEQKEYVLSKQILRSGTSVGALISVS